The Macaca mulatta isolate MMU2019108-1 chromosome X, T2T-MMU8v2.0, whole genome shotgun sequence DNA window CTTTCCTGTAGATCCATCTCTGACCATCCTGGCCAGATGAGCtatctccttcctctccctgcctccagcccttGCTGCTTGAATCATCATCCTCACACATACCTACAGATAGCCTGGTGTTGTCTGTCACTCGAGTGTGGGTTATTTACTTTTCCGACCCAAACTGGACAGTAAAGTCCTTGATAATGGAGCCATATCTTCTCTTCCTGTTTCCCCTCCAAAATATGAGAGTGAGCTCATAGGTACTTAGTCTTAGTATCTGACCTCCTGCCTCTTGGGAGACTGCTTCTAAGAGGCAGTCAAACACGTTGAACACCTATTGTGTGCTAGGTGTTCTCCATGGGCTGCCTCGTCTTCCCACCACAGTATTGGAAGGTAGGGGCTCTTGCCACCCCCACTTTACaagagaagaaactgaagctcagatcGGGCATTGGAGGTCACATATTTAGTAAGGGCTTAGCTTGGGAATCTGATTCTAAAGTCTGTGTTCTTTCTCCTACATGGTTCTGCCTTGCTCTCAGCACCAGCCCATCCAGGCTCAGAAATGGCCAACAAAGCaccattttctttctgtgtgCTTAGGCAAGGACAGAGTCCTATGGATAGGTGGTCCTGGGCAGCTGACCCTCCCTGCTGTCCCCCAGTGCCTGGCCTTCTGGATTAGAATATGAACCTGGCTCAAAAGGCATTTGTCCATCTCCTCTCAGGAGCTGGAGTAGGAGCAACACAGAGGTGAGGGGTTAGGATACAGATGAGTGGGGTTACTGAGGCCCTATCTCCTATGATCTGTTGTCTCTGGTTGagccccttctcctctcctctgttATTTTTAGGAATGAGAAGAATCAAGTTTAGGGGTTCAGCCTCTTCCATTTTGAGGGTGGGACGAATTGCCAGTAGGACAATGGGCGGTGGAAGTGAGCAGAGCTGCACCTGGCCAGAGACTGTGGCCATCATCCCTTTGTTCCAGGCAATGCCTGTTCCTATCTTTCCATCATGCCCAAGATTAGTAAGGATGGGGGAGAGGACATGGGTCCCAGACAGATTGAGCTTCCCCAGCCTTTGGCTGGGAGCTGCGGGGGGGTGCTGACTAAGACATGTGTGGGCttgctgtgtgtgtatatgtgtgtgtgtgtgcgcgcgcatgcgCGTGTGCGCATGCGTATGGGTATGGGAGAGGCAGTAGCAGCGGTCATGAAGGAATgtttgttgggggtgggggtattTAAGACTGCCACCTCCAGGTAGCATGGGCCTGACACCTTGGTACCCAGCCCATTGGCCACGTCAGCCCCCTGTGGAAATGCCACATTAGGACAAAGGGCTCCCCCAGCCAGGCAGTGCTCCACCCTGCCGAGCAGTCAGAGCCTGGCAGCCTTGCCCATGGGCCACCCCTTCCACACCCTCCTGGTAGTGTggttctctctccccacccccagcctgagGATGGAGGAAGGGCAGAAGGCTTGCTCTTGCCGTCTCCACCCAGTAGGCCCAGCCTGGTTCTTGTCCACTTCCCTGGTTCTGGAATGGCCTGGGGCCACCCCCAACCCCGAGGCTGACCGTCTTCTTCCTTCTGGGCAGGTTCCTGAGTGGGAAGGGCTTGGTGATCTATCCGAAAATTGGAGACAAGCTGGACATCATCTGCCCCCGAGCAGAAGCAGGGCGGCCCTATGAGTACTACAAGCTGTACCTGGTGCGGCGTGAGCAGGCGGATACCTGTAGCACAGTGCTCGACCCCAACGTGTTGGTCACCTGCAATAGGCCAGAGCAGGAAATACGCTTTACCATCAAGTTCCAGGAGTTCAGCCCCAACTACATGGGTCTGGAGTTCAAGAAGCACCATGATTACTACATTACCTGTGAGTCCTGCCCATCCCATCCTCTGGCTCTCTCCCTGGGCTTAACTCTTTCCTCTCCTGTAGTAGTGGGAGCTTCTAAGTGGTACAATGCTATTGCATGTAGTTAAGGCCCTGCCGGATctgaaaccctttgaagactggcATGTTCTCCTCCTAGCCTGGCCTTGGAATTCTGGCCCCAACATTTACCAAGTTCACCTTGGCTCCAGGGGTTGGGCAGGAGAGGTCTCCAATTCATGTtgcttctctcttattttctttgccCACCTAAGTTCTTATATTGGGAATGGTAGCATTTGCTGGGCCCTTTGGGATCAGCCAGCTATTCAGCCTTTTTCTTCAGGGGAAACCAAGGCCCCAAAAGGTGGAGGGGCTTCTTGCCTTAGATCACACAGTGAGTTAGAGATAGGGTCAGGACTCCAACCCAGTTCTCCTGATTCCTACTCCAGAATTCCTTTCAGTCTATGTAGAAGCCCCCATTATGATCCCAGTGAAAAGGCAGACCTTACTGAGGGACCATGGCCTGCTCGTGATAGGGGAGCAGTGCCCCCGGGGGTGGGGCTTGTTCTTGGCCTGGGCTGGACTAGGCCACTCTGTTCCTAGTGggagggaagaaaatgaaaaggttcACTGGTAGATGGGAGCCGCTTGCTTCTCCCAACTGCAGTTTATCTCCCTGTTGGCTGAGGCAGAATGGGAGTTTCTGGGTAATGCTGGTAGACCTTTCTCTCCTCCTGACTTCTCTGACTTCTCTGGCCTCTTCCTGCAGCAACATCCAATGGAAGCCTGGAGGGGCTGGAAAACCGGGAGGGGGGTGTGTGCCGCACACGCACCATGAAGATCGTCATGAAGGTTGGCCAAGGTGAGTGCCTAGTCTGAGGGTCCCCTCACCCTACCCCGTTTGACCTTTGGAACAGATGTTCCTGGCTGGGTGCATGTGTATTAGGAGTAGGGGGCGTAGGGTTACAGTATCCAGGCCATTCTTGGCCCACCCTTGATGACTGAGGGCACCTATGCTGGCCGGGTCCCTCCCTCTCACCTGTTCTCTCTCCATTCTTAGATCCTAATGCTGTGACGCCTGAGCAGCTGACTACCAGCAGGCCCAGCAAGGAGGCAGACAATACTGTCAAGATGGCCACACAGGCCCCTGGTAGTCAGGGCTCCCCGGGTGACTCTTATAGCAAGCATGGTAAGTGTATATGTATTTCCCAGAGGTCAGGAGCCATTGCTCTGTCACCTTGTTAGGCCCTGTCTCTGAAGAAATGCAAGCTGGACCTGGCCTGAAATCTGCTGTGTGTCCCTGGGACCCCTGGCTGACTGTTCCTCCCCACTTCCCTTCCTCAGAGACTGTGAACCAGGAAGAGAAGAGTGGCCCAGGTGCAAGTGGGGGCAGCAGCGGGGACCCTGATGGCTTCTTCAACTCAAAGGTGGCATTGTTTGCGGCTGTCGGTGCCGGTTGCGTCATCTTCCTGCTCATCATCATCTTCCTGACGGTCCTACTACTGAAGCTACGCAAGCGGCACCGCAAGCACACGCAGCAGCGGGCGGCTGCCCTCTCGCTCAGTACCCTGGCCAGTCCCAAGGGGGGCAGTGGCACAGCGGGCACCGAGCCCAGCGACATCATCATTCCCTTACGGACTACAGAGAACAACTACTGCCCCCACTATGAGAAGGTGAGTGGGGACTACGGGCACCCCGTCTACATCGTCCAGGAGATGCCGCCCCAGAGCCCGGCGAACATCTACTACAAGGTCTGAGTGCCCAGTACGGCCTCAGGCCCCTGAGGGACAGTCGGCCTGGACCGGACCTCTCCTTTCGCCCCCACGCCCCCTCCCTTCGCCAGTTGTGCCCACCTTTGTATTTAGTTTTGTAGTTTCTTGGCTTTTATAATCCCCCTTTTTCCCTGCCCCCTGGGCTTCGGAGGGGGGTGCTTGTGCCCCTAACCCCCATGCTCTTGTGCCTTCCCCCTCTGGCCAGGCCTCTGGGCTCCGTGGGGGCGCCCCTTCTTGGAGGGCAGGGCTGGACGCTGATGGACAGCAGGCAGGGAGGCAGtcccctggccctgcccctccctcGCCCCCCTTGCCACCTTCCCAGGACTGCTTGTCCGCTATCATCACTGTTTTTAATgcttttgtgttcattttttagCTGTCAActcattttcatctgttttttgaagaaaaatggaaaaatgtaaaaGGCGGCCCCTCCCCAGGCTTTGTGAGCCTGGCCCGAGCCAGTATAAGAGGGCCTGGGGCACGATGTGGTCAGCCAGGAAGCATACGATGCCATTTCTTTTATAGACTCCTCGGTATTTCTGGTAGGGTAAGGGGCAGGCCAGGGCTGTTCCTGCCCATGATGGAAGAGGAAAGTGCTACTGGGCAAGGTGTCCCACCCTCCCCTCCTGACCCTCCTTCTACGAGGCTTATCCTGGCAATGGGGTAGTCACTGCCACccttccatcaaaaaaaaaaaaaaaatcccttccttGTGGGATTCTTGGGCATCTCCTGCCTCCCTCACTCTCACGGTAATTAATGTCTTAATTGGCTGTTGCCTGGGGAACAGGAGAGCTGCTGCAGGCAGATGACCTCATGGGGGGTGGAGGGAGGTGAGGTGCCCAGGTGGCTATTTGCCCTGCAGAGCTGGGAgtttcccccccaccccccgccctgTTCTCTCCTTACCTTTGGCATCCTTTGGCCTGgtggggaaacagaggcccagggTGGAGACCTAAGCGGGTATAAGACCAGGTGGCCTGCCCCTTTTCTGGGCCCTGGCACAGGTGGGTGACCCCCACCCAACCCAGCTCCTGCTGCTGTCCCAGTCTTGGGCTGGGGCCTGGAAAGAGGAAGaggctgcctggggctgggccAGCCCGCTGTGCACTTTGACCCCAGTTCCTTGCCAGCACGGCTGCTAACAGACTGCCACTTGAGTGTGCCTTGCAGgcactcccagagcagccatgGAAGGAGCTGGGCCTCACACCATCCACCTCCACACTGCCTCCTGGCCAGCTGCCCACCCCAGTGCCAGGTGGGAGAGGGAGCAGAACAGCCAGCCCCTTCCAGGTGGCAGTCggaagggtttttgtttttgtttctgttgccatTTGTGTAAATACTagtctttttggaaaaaaataatgtaaagatgTTTTGTATAAACtctgaattattttcttgttgcttttttcttagaaaaaaaaatgagaactaaaaaaaaaaaaattaaccacatGGAGAAATGGGTATAAAATGGTGTCATGATGTTGGGAAATGGAGAGTGagagtcgtgtgtgtgtgtgtgtgtgtgtgtgtgtgtgtgtgtgtgtgtgtagtggggatatgtgcatgtgtgcgctTTCCTGTGCCCAAACCACTGGTGACTGGGGCAAGTATGGGAAGAGAGTGGCTATCCTAGTGGAGCAAGATGTTTTAATGCCCTGTGCCCCTCCTGCCACTCCCCTCACCCCACGTTTTTCTGCTCTCTTGTTCTGCCGTCATGGAGCCTGAGACCATTTCCCCTGTTCATCCTGTCATCTCTGTGGCATAGGCCATGGGCATCTGCCCAGTCTGGCACAGGCCCAGTTAGAGAT harbors:
- the EFNB1 gene encoding ephrin-B1 isoform X1, with amino-acid sequence MVAPGRAGESGRPRAHRRAEWRRERSFLRGPWERGDFRREPLQEFLSGKGLVIYPKIGDKLDIICPRAEAGRPYEYYKLYLVRREQADTCSTVLDPNVLVTCNRPEQEIRFTIKFQEFSPNYMGLEFKKHHDYYITSTSNGSLEGLENREGGVCRTRTMKIVMKVGQDPNAVTPEQLTTSRPSKEADNTVKMATQAPGSQGSPGDSYSKHETVNQEEKSGPGASGGSSGDPDGFFNSKVALFAAVGAGCVIFLLIIIFLTVLLLKLRKRHRKHTQQRAAALSLSTLASPKGGSGTAGTEPSDIIIPLRTTENNYCPHYEKVSGDYGHPVYIVQEMPPQSPANIYYKV
- the EFNB1 gene encoding ephrin-B1 precursor, whose protein sequence is MARPGQRWLGKWLVAMVVWALCRLATPLAKNLEPVSWSSLNPKFLSGKGLVIYPKIGDKLDIICPRAEAGRPYEYYKLYLVRREQADTCSTVLDPNVLVTCNRPEQEIRFTIKFQEFSPNYMGLEFKKHHDYYITSTSNGSLEGLENREGGVCRTRTMKIVMKVGQDPNAVTPEQLTTSRPSKEADNTVKMATQAPGSQGSPGDSYSKHETVNQEEKSGPGASGGSSGDPDGFFNSKVALFAAVGAGCVIFLLIIIFLTVLLLKLRKRHRKHTQQRAAALSLSTLASPKGGSGTAGTEPSDIIIPLRTTENNYCPHYEKVSGDYGHPVYIVQEMPPQSPANIYYKV
- the EFNB1 gene encoding ephrin-B1 isoform X2, producing the protein MVAPGRAGESGRPRAHRRAEWRFLSGKGLVIYPKIGDKLDIICPRAEAGRPYEYYKLYLVRREQADTCSTVLDPNVLVTCNRPEQEIRFTIKFQEFSPNYMGLEFKKHHDYYITSTSNGSLEGLENREGGVCRTRTMKIVMKVGQDPNAVTPEQLTTSRPSKEADNTVKMATQAPGSQGSPGDSYSKHETVNQEEKSGPGASGGSSGDPDGFFNSKVALFAAVGAGCVIFLLIIIFLTVLLLKLRKRHRKHTQQRAAALSLSTLASPKGGSGTAGTEPSDIIIPLRTTENNYCPHYEKVSGDYGHPVYIVQEMPPQSPANIYYKV